The following coding sequences lie in one Loxodonta africana isolate mLoxAfr1 chromosome X, mLoxAfr1.hap2, whole genome shotgun sequence genomic window:
- the CHST7 gene encoding carbohydrate sulfotransferase 7: protein MKSRRRRRREYCKFALLLVLYTLVLLLVPSVLDGGRDGDKGAGHCMGLQGSLGVWSLEAAAAGEREQGAEARPAAEGGAGESPGSRGNLSGAVGETVSREKQHIYVHATWRTGSSFLGELFNQHPDVFYLYEPMWHLWQALYPGDAESLQGALRDMLRSLFRCDFSVLRLYAPLGDPAARAPGAANLTTAALFRWRTNKVICSPPLCPSAPRARAEVGLVEDTACERSCPPVALRALEAECRKYPVVVIKDVRLLDLGVLVPLLRDPGLNLKVVQLFRDPRAVHNSRLKSRQGLLRESIQVLRTRQRGDRFHRVLLAHGVGARPGGSSRAQPAASRTDFFLTGALEVICEAWLRDLLFARGAPSWLRRRYLRLRYEDLVRQPRAQLRRVLHFAGLRALAALDAFAMNMTRGAAYGADRPFHLSARDAREAVHAWRERLSREQVRQVEAACAPAMRLLAYPRSGEEGVAEPPKDLEISLEMEAEGAT from the coding sequence ATGAAGAGCCGCAGGCGGCGACGCCGGGAGTACTGCAAGTTCGCGCTGTTGCTGGTGCTCTACACGCTGGTGCTGCTCCTAGTCCCCTCCGTGCTGGACGGCGGCCGCGACGGGGACAAGGGCGCCGGGCACTGCATGGGCCTGCAGGGCAGCCTGGGAGTGTGGAGCCTGGAAGCTGCGGCGGCCGGTGAACGCGAGCAGGGTGCAGAGGCGCGGCCCGCTGCTGAAGGGGGCGCGGGTGAGTCCCCCGGGTCCCGGGGCAACCTCAGCGGCGCCGTCGGGGAGACGGTGTCTCGCGAGAAGCAGCACATCTACGTACATGCCACCTGGCGCACGGGCTCATCTTTCCTGGGCGAACTCTTTAACCAGCACCCGGACGTTTTCTACTTGTACGAGCCAATGTGGCACCTATGGCAGGCGCTGTATCCGGGAGACGCCGAGAGCCTACAGGGCGCGCTGCGTGACATGTTGCGCTCGCTCTTCCGCTGCGACTTCTCTGTGCTGAGGCTATATGCGCCGCTGGGAGACCCCGCCGCGCGAGCCCCGGGTGCAGCCAACCTCACCACGGCCGCCCTCTTTCGCTGGCGGACCAATAAGGTTATCTGCTCGCCGCCTTTGTGCCCCAGCGCACCCCGAGCCCGCGCCGAGGTCGGCCTCGTGGAGGACACCGCCTGCGAGCGCAGCTGCCCTCCCGTGGCACTGCGTGCCCTGGAGGCTGAGTGCCGCAAGTACCCGGTGGTGGTCATCAAGGACGTGCGCCTCCTGGACCTGGGTGTGTTGGTCCCACTGCTGCGTGACCCAGGACTCAACCTCAAGGTAGTGCAGCTTTTCCGCGACCCGCGGGCTGTGCACAATTCGCGCCTGAAGTCTAGGCAGGGGCTGCTGCGCGAGAGCATCCAGGTGCTGCGCACCCGCCAGAGGGGCGACCGCTTCCACCGCGTGCTGCTGGCGCACGGCGTGGGCGCTCGCCCTGGGGGCTCGTCCCGCGCGCAGCCCGCCGCCTCACGCACCGATTTCTTCCTGACTGGCGCGCTCGAAGTGATCTGTGAAGCATGGCTGCGCGACCTGCTTTTTGCGCGCGGTGCGCCCTCCTGGCTGCGGCGCCGCTACTTGAGGCTGCGCTACGAGGACCTGGTGCGGCAGCCGCGCGCCCAGCTGCGCCGCGTACTGCACTTCGCCGGGCTGCGCGCGCTCGCCGCGCTCGACGCCTTTGCGATGAACATGACGCGCGGCGCGGCCTATGGCGCGGACCGGCCCTTTCACCTGTCGGCGCGTGACGCCCGCGAGGCAGTGCACGCCTGGAGGGAGCGCCTGAGCCGAGAGCAGGTGCGCCAGGTGGAGGCCGCCTGCGCCCCAGCCATGCGTCTGCTGGCCTACCCCCGCAGCGGAGAGGAGGGCGTCGCGGAGCCGCCAAAAGACTTGGAGATATCGCTGGAGATGGAGGCCGAGGGCGCCACGTAG